One genomic segment of Streptomyces sp. NBC_00239 includes these proteins:
- a CDS encoding SHOCT domain-containing protein, producing the protein MNGTMLDLAVDYPLLNMFWTMMMVFLWVLWFMLLFRVIGDIFRDDELNGWGKAGWTVFVILLPFLGVFVYLIARGRGMGERELKRAQQHEQAFRSYVQESAGARSAADELSRLAELKNRGDITAAEYEQAKAKVLLAS; encoded by the coding sequence ATGAACGGAACGATGCTCGATCTCGCGGTGGACTACCCGCTGCTGAACATGTTCTGGACCATGATGATGGTCTTCCTCTGGGTCCTCTGGTTCATGCTCCTCTTCCGCGTCATCGGCGACATCTTCCGCGACGACGAGCTGAACGGCTGGGGAAAGGCCGGATGGACCGTCTTCGTCATCCTGCTGCCCTTCCTGGGCGTGTTCGTGTACCTGATCGCCCGGGGGCGGGGGATGGGCGAACGCGAGCTGAAGAGGGCTCAGCAGCATGAGCAGGCATTCCGCTCCTACGTACAGGAGAGCGCCGGAGCCAGGAGCGCTGCCGACGAGCTGTCCCGGCTCGCCGAGCTCAAGAACCGCGGAGACATCACGGCAGCCGAGTACGAGCAGGCCAAGGCCAAGGTCCTCCTCGCGTCCTGA